A single window of Caldicellulosiruptor bescii DSM 6725 DNA harbors:
- a CDS encoding carbohydrate ABC transporter permease has protein sequence MVVRYRKKDFVGFLYILPWLIGFLIFRLYPFIMSFYYSFSDYTMLKPPRYVGLYNFIYMFTKDELFPKALLNTIKYVIITVPLKISFALFVAIILNMKLKGINLFRTVYYLPSIFGGSVAISILWRFLFMKEGIVNKFLSLFRIEGINWLGDPRIAMFSVSLLAVWQFGSSMVLFLARLKEIPSELYEAALVDGASRLKMFTKITLPMISPIMFFNLVMQTINAFQEFTGPYIITGGGPVNSTYLLSMLIYDNAFKYFRMGYAAALSWVQFVIILIFTAFIFRSSTYWTYYEYDEGRF, from the coding sequence ATGGTAGTTCGCTATAGAAAAAAAGACTTTGTTGGTTTTTTATATATACTACCTTGGCTTATTGGATTTTTGATTTTTAGGCTATATCCATTTATTATGTCTTTCTACTACTCTTTCAGTGATTATACAATGTTGAAGCCGCCTCGCTATGTTGGATTATATAACTTCATTTATATGTTCACAAAGGATGAACTGTTTCCAAAAGCACTTTTAAACACTATAAAGTATGTTATAATAACTGTTCCGCTTAAAATCTCGTTTGCACTTTTTGTTGCAATAATATTGAACATGAAACTGAAAGGAATAAATCTTTTCAGAACAGTATATTATCTTCCTTCTATCTTCGGTGGGTCTGTTGCAATCTCGATTTTGTGGAGATTTTTGTTTATGAAAGAAGGTATAGTAAACAAGTTCTTAAGTCTTTTTAGAATAGAAGGTATAAACTGGCTTGGAGACCCAAGAATAGCTATGTTTTCAGTAAGCCTTCTTGCGGTGTGGCAGTTTGGGTCATCTATGGTACTATTTTTAGCAAGACTTAAAGAGATACCATCAGAACTTTACGAAGCAGCACTGGTTGATGGAGCATCAAGACTAAAAATGTTTACAAAGATAACTCTTCCTATGATTTCACCTATAATGTTTTTCAACCTTGTGATGCAGACCATAAATGCTTTCCAAGAATTTACTGGACCGTACATCATCACAGGCGGTGGACCTGTCAATTCCACCTATCTTTTGAGTATGCTCATATATGACAATGCATTTAAGTATTTTAGAATGGGTTATGCGGCAGCACTTTCCTGGGTTCAGTTTGTGATAATATTAATCTTTACTGCATTTATATTTAGGTCTTCTACTTATTGGACATATTACGAGTATGATGAAGGGAGGTTCTAA
- a CDS encoding extracellular solute-binding protein, with the protein MEKSTGVKFVFKHPPLATSAAQDQFNLMIASRQLTDIIEWGWDGYPGGPEKAIIDKVIVPLNDYIPKYAPNLKRLLDKNPQIKRMVSSISGKIYGFPALKETPIDAYYGPQVRRDWLEKLKIAPPETVDEWYKMLKAFKTRDPNGNGKADERPFSMLRGAANPRAVFDYCSFLVGAWGIKTDFFQVNGRVKYGAIEPQFKEFMNTLAKWWKDGLIDPDILTMNQQTIQANVLSDKIGAYLGIISGHMGAFLAAKKGTDFDLIGVKYPVLKKGEIARIGQNEYPFTGRAAAITTSCKNIEAACRALDWAYSKDGYMAFNFGVKGKSYMIKNGRPIYTDEILYNPQGLGPKQALAKYALIYGPFVQSREYTLQINLQLPQQKEASKNWGMVKNDIALGPVSLFLTPEETKEIANIMNTINTYYDEMFLKMMTGKYNNYDAFVKTLKKMKIEEAIKIYQNAYNRYMQRK; encoded by the coding sequence ATGGAAAAATCTACAGGAGTAAAATTTGTTTTTAAACATCCACCTCTTGCTACATCTGCTGCACAAGACCAGTTCAATTTAATGATAGCTTCTCGACAGTTAACTGACATAATAGAATGGGGATGGGATGGCTATCCTGGAGGTCCTGAAAAAGCCATCATTGACAAGGTAATTGTGCCGTTGAATGATTACATACCCAAGTATGCACCAAATTTAAAAAGACTTCTTGATAAAAACCCTCAAATCAAAAGGATGGTAAGCTCAATTAGTGGAAAAATCTATGGTTTCCCTGCTTTAAAAGAAACGCCAATAGATGCATATTACGGTCCTCAGGTTAGAAGGGATTGGCTTGAAAAACTTAAAATTGCTCCGCCAGAGACAGTAGATGAATGGTATAAAATGTTGAAGGCGTTTAAAACCAGAGACCCGAACGGAAATGGAAAAGCAGACGAAAGACCTTTTTCAATGTTAAGAGGTGCTGCAAATCCGAGAGCTGTTTTTGACTATTGCAGCTTTTTAGTTGGGGCGTGGGGAATAAAAACAGACTTCTTCCAAGTAAATGGAAGAGTTAAATATGGAGCAATTGAACCTCAGTTTAAAGAGTTTATGAATACTTTGGCAAAATGGTGGAAAGATGGGTTGATTGATCCAGATATACTGACGATGAATCAACAAACAATTCAAGCAAATGTTTTGAGCGACAAAATTGGAGCATATCTGGGGATAATTTCGGGGCATATGGGTGCCTTTTTAGCAGCAAAGAAAGGGACAGACTTTGATTTAATAGGTGTGAAATATCCAGTACTGAAAAAAGGTGAAATAGCACGAATCGGTCAAAATGAGTATCCTTTTACGGGAAGAGCAGCAGCAATTACAACCAGCTGTAAGAACATAGAGGCAGCATGCCGTGCGCTCGACTGGGCTTATAGCAAGGATGGGTATATGGCTTTTAATTTTGGTGTAAAAGGAAAATCTTATATGATTAAAAACGGCCGACCAATTTATACCGATGAAATTCTTTACAACCCGCAAGGATTAGGGCCAAAACAGGCATTAGCTAAATATGCGCTGATTTATGGTCCATTTGTCCAATCCAGGGAGTATACATTACAAATCAACTTGCAGTTGCCTCAACAAAAAGAAGCTTCAAAGAATTGGGGTATGGTTAAAAATGATATTGCATTAGGTCCAGTTTCGCTTTTCTTAACCCCAGAAGAGACTAAAGAAATTGCAAATATTATGAATACCATAAATACTTATTATGATGAGATGTTTTTGAAGATGATGACAGGCAAGTATAATAATTATGATGCTTTTGTAAAAACTCTAAAGAAAATGAAGATAGAAGAAGCTATAAAGATTTATCAGAATGCTTATAACAGATATATGCAAAGAAAATGA
- a CDS encoding ABC transporter substrate-binding protein has product MIKSKRLIATLVLVVFTMSIFFAFSTAGSEKAKAASKKVTLRFMWWGGEARHKATLAAIQAYMKKYPNVRINAEYGGIEGYMQKLITQLVGRTAPDIIQIDVTWIGELSSQGDFFADLKTFKEVNLKPFEEKFLKDWCYSNGKLIGLPTGVNASVLQYNKEFFKKFNIDENTVWTWDNLLSIAEKVHKKDKNSYLLNFDQILCYYVLTSYIGQKTGKDWILDDYTLGFNRNQLIEAFTYLKKLFDVGAIQPFAESAPFQGKPEQNPKWLKGELGILWNWTSTYAANKAMIPSLAMTLPPRGNNLKNYAVTVRPSQLLSVNKLSKNAKEAAKFINWFLNDKQAALILTDVRGVPASSSARDALLKANKLDPEILRVTNEAVKYAAKPQNALSQNQEIANIAYDIIQQLAYKQLTPTQAADKLIALYKQKLSELKRMQSR; this is encoded by the coding sequence GTGATAAAAAGTAAAAGGTTAATTGCAACTCTTGTGTTAGTAGTTTTTACTATGTCGATCTTCTTTGCTTTTTCGACCGCTGGGTCTGAGAAAGCTAAGGCAGCATCGAAAAAGGTTACACTCAGGTTTATGTGGTGGGGCGGAGAGGCAAGACACAAAGCCACTTTGGCAGCAATTCAGGCGTATATGAAGAAATACCCTAATGTAAGAATTAATGCAGAGTATGGCGGTATTGAAGGTTACATGCAGAAGCTCATTACCCAGCTTGTGGGAAGAACCGCTCCAGATATAATCCAGATTGACGTTACATGGATTGGTGAGCTGAGCAGCCAGGGAGATTTCTTTGCAGACCTTAAAACTTTCAAAGAGGTCAACTTAAAGCCATTTGAAGAGAAGTTTTTAAAAGACTGGTGCTATTCAAACGGAAAACTTATTGGACTTCCAACAGGTGTTAATGCTTCGGTACTTCAATATAATAAAGAGTTTTTTAAGAAGTTTAATATCGACGAAAATACAGTTTGGACGTGGGATAACTTACTATCAATAGCTGAAAAAGTACACAAAAAAGATAAAAATAGTTATTTGCTTAATTTTGATCAAATCCTCTGTTACTATGTTTTGACATCGTATATTGGTCAAAAAACAGGAAAGGATTGGATTTTAGATGATTATACATTAGGATTTAATAGGAATCAGTTGATAGAAGCTTTTACTTATTTGAAAAAATTATTTGATGTAGGAGCTATTCAACCTTTTGCAGAAAGTGCGCCATTTCAAGGTAAGCCAGAACAAAATCCAAAATGGCTAAAAGGAGAATTAGGGATTTTATGGAATTGGACTTCAACTTATGCTGCAAATAAAGCTATGATTCCAAGTTTGGCGATGACATTACCACCCAGGGGCAACAACTTGAAAAACTATGCAGTAACTGTCAGACCGTCGCAATTGTTATCTGTAAATAAACTTTCGAAGAATGCTAAAGAAGCTGCAAAATTTATTAACTGGTTTTTAAACGATAAACAAGCTGCTCTAATACTCACTGATGTAAGAGGAGTTCCTGCAAGTTCAAGTGCCAGAGATGCATTGTTAAAGGCAAATAAATTAGATCCAGAAATATTGAGGGTTACAAACGAAGCGGTAAAGTATGCAGCAAAACCACAGAATGCACTATCACAGAATCAAGAAATAGCAAATATAGCATATGATATCATTCAGCAGCTTGCATACAAACAGCTAACACCGACACAGGCTGCAGATAAATTGATAGCATTATATAAACAAAAACTTTCTGAGCTTAAAAGAATGCAGTCTCGATAG
- a CDS encoding carbohydrate ABC transporter permease yields the protein MYSQNKIVKNTISLFITYAFLILFGLFMIYPLLWVVSAAFKSNDEIFKSLSLFPQKIVTDSFIKGWQGTGQYTFGRFFANNLILVIPVVFFTIISSTLVAYGFARFNFPLKRLFFVILISTLMLPDSVNLIPRYILFNAFGWVDSYKPFIIPSMFASTPFFVFMMIQFMRGLPREIEEAAIIDGCNSFQILLRITGPLCKTAMISMGIFQFIWTWNDFLGPLIYINSVEKYTIALGLRMCVDSAAAIAWNQIMAMTVIAMLPCIIIFFAAQKYFVEGIATSGIKG from the coding sequence ATGTACTCCCAAAACAAAATAGTAAAAAATACTATTTCTCTTTTTATAACTTATGCATTTTTGATTCTATTTGGACTGTTTATGATTTATCCACTTTTGTGGGTTGTATCTGCGGCATTTAAATCAAATGATGAGATATTCAAATCGCTGTCTTTATTTCCTCAAAAAATTGTTACAGACTCATTTATAAAAGGATGGCAGGGGACAGGGCAATATACATTTGGTAGATTTTTTGCAAATAACCTTATACTTGTTATTCCAGTTGTATTTTTTACAATAATATCCTCTACACTTGTGGCATATGGGTTTGCAAGGTTTAATTTTCCACTGAAAAGATTATTTTTTGTGATACTAATTTCAACATTAATGCTGCCAGACTCTGTAAACCTTATTCCAAGATATATTCTTTTCAATGCATTTGGATGGGTAGATAGTTACAAACCATTTATAATTCCATCAATGTTTGCATCAACTCCATTTTTTGTGTTTATGATGATACAGTTTATGAGAGGGCTTCCAAGAGAAATAGAAGAAGCTGCTATAATTGATGGCTGCAACTCTTTCCAGATACTTTTGCGTATAACGGGTCCTCTTTGTAAAACAGCAATGATTTCAATGGGAATTTTCCAGTTTATCTGGACTTGGAATGACTTTTTAGGACCCCTTATATATATCAACAGCGTTGAAAAATACACAATTGCCCTTGGACTTAGAATGTGTGTTGACAGTGCAGCTGCAATTGCTTGGAACCAGATCATGGCTATGACTGTTATAGCAATGCTACCGTGTATTATCATCTTCTTTGCTGCTCAAAAATACTTCGTTGAAGGAATTGCAACAAGCGGAATAAAAGGTTAA
- a CDS encoding glycoside hydrolase family 28 protein, which translates to MIYNVCNFGAKGNGVDKDTEAFKKAIEVCEKNGGGTVYVPAGIYHIGALHLKSNMTLYIESGAVLKFSQDEEDYPLVYTRWEGEEMQVYSPLIYAEDAENVAVVGFGTIDGQGEKWWRLHRNKELKYPRPRSICFYRCNNVTIEGIKIINSPSWTVNPIECQNVTVHNIKIQNPYDSPNTDGINPESCKGVRISNCYIDVGDDCVTLKSGTEDCKERIPCENITITNCIMAHGHGGVVIGSEMSGGVRNVVISNCIFEGTDRGIRIKTRRGRGGVVEDIRVSNIVMKNVMCPFAFYMYYHCGKGGKEKRVWDKSPYPVDDTTPVVRRIYISDVVVRQARAAAGFLYGLTEMPIEDVVFSNVTVEMAQNPEPELPAMMSYLEPMAKRGFVINTVKNIRFMNVTVLEQEGAAFELNNCENVEFYRCRAKDTADYSKILSLNNTMNLIAE; encoded by the coding sequence TGGTATTTATCATATAGGTGCACTACATCTTAAAAGTAACATGACACTTTATATTGAAAGCGGTGCTGTGCTGAAATTTTCACAGGATGAAGAAGACTATCCACTTGTATACACAAGATGGGAAGGCGAAGAGATGCAGGTTTACTCTCCACTGATATATGCAGAAGATGCAGAAAATGTTGCAGTAGTGGGGTTTGGCACAATTGATGGACAGGGCGAAAAGTGGTGGCGTCTTCACAGAAATAAAGAGTTAAAATATCCAAGACCTCGTTCTATCTGTTTTTACAGGTGTAACAACGTTACTATCGAAGGAATAAAGATTATAAACTCTCCAAGCTGGACGGTAAATCCCATAGAGTGCCAGAATGTTACAGTTCACAATATAAAGATTCAAAATCCATATGATTCACCAAACACAGATGGGATAAATCCGGAGTCATGTAAAGGCGTCAGAATATCAAACTGCTACATAGATGTTGGTGATGATTGTGTGACGCTAAAGTCTGGAACAGAAGACTGCAAAGAAAGAATACCTTGTGAGAATATTACAATAACAAACTGTATAATGGCACACGGTCATGGCGGTGTTGTTATCGGAAGTGAGATGAGTGGCGGTGTTCGGAATGTTGTTATTTCAAACTGTATTTTTGAAGGCACAGACAGAGGAATAAGAATAAAGACAAGAAGAGGTCGTGGAGGAGTTGTTGAGGATATAAGAGTTTCGAACATTGTAATGAAAAATGTTATGTGCCCATTTGCATTTTACATGTATTACCATTGCGGTAAAGGTGGAAAAGAAAAGAGAGTTTGGGATAAGTCTCCATATCCTGTTGATGATACAACACCAGTTGTTAGAAGAATATATATAAGTGATGTTGTTGTAAGGCAGGCAAGAGCAGCAGCAGGATTTTTATATGGACTTACAGAGATGCCAATTGAGGATGTTGTGTTTTCTAATGTTACTGTTGAGATGGCTCAAAACCCTGAACCAGAACTTCCAGCAATGATGAGTTATTTAGAGCCAATGGCTAAAAGAGGGTTTGTCATAAATACTGTAAAGAACATAAGATTTATGAATGTTACTGTACTGGAACAGGAAGGTGCTGCTTTTGAACTTAACAATTGTGAGAATGTAGAGTTTTACAGATGCAGGGCAAAAGATACAGCAGATTATTCTAAGATTTTGAGTCTGAACAATACAATGAATCTGATTGCTGAGTAG